From a region of the Zingiber officinale cultivar Zhangliang chromosome 4B, Zo_v1.1, whole genome shotgun sequence genome:
- the LOC121975056 gene encoding 50S ribosomal protein L2, chloroplastic, translating into MAIHLYKTSTPTPSTGLINSQVKSNPRNNLIYGQHRCSKGRNARGIITARHRGGGHKRLYRKIDFRRNEKDISGRIVTIEYDPNRNAYICLIHYGDGEKRYILHPRGAIIGDTIVSGTEVPISMGNALPLSADIPLGKAIHNIEITLGKGGQLARAAGAVAKLIAKEGKSATLRLPSGEVRVISKNCLATVGQVGNVGVNQKSLGRAGSKCWLGKRPVVRGVVMNPVDHPHGGGEGRAPIGRKKPTTPWGYPALGRRSRKRKKYSDSFILRRRK; encoded by the exons ATGGCGATACATTTATACAAAACTTCTACCCCTACCCCGAGCACAGGATTAATAAACAGTCAAGTGAAATCCAATCCACGAAATAATTTGATCTATGGACAGCATCGTTGTAGTAAAGGTCGTAATGCCAGAGGAATCATTACCGCACGGCATAGAGGGGGAGGTCATAAGCGTCTATACCGTAAAATCGATTTTCGACGGAATGAAAAAGACATATCTGGTAGAATCGTAACCATAGAATACGACCCTAATCGAAATGCATACATTTGTCTCATACACTATGGGGATGGTGAGAAGAGATATATTTTACATCCCAGAGGGGCTATAATTGGAGATACCATTGTTTCTGGTACAGAAGTTCCTATATCAATGGGAAATGCCCTACCTTTGAGTGCGG ATATCCCCTTAGGCAAGGCCATACATAACATAGAAATTACACTTGGAAAGGGTGGACAATTAGCTAGAGCAGCAGGTGCTGTAGCGAAACTGATAGCAAAAGAAGGTAAATCGGCCACATTAAGATTACCATCTGGGGAGGTCCGTGTGATATCCAAAAACTGCTTAGCAACAGTCGGACAAGTGGGTAATGTTGGGGTGAACCAAAAAAGTTTGGGTAGAGCCGGATCTAAGTGTTGGCTAGGTAAGCGTCCTGTAGTAAGAGGAGTAGTTATGAACCCTGTAGACCATCCCCATGGGGGCGGTGAGGGGAGAGCCCCAATTGGTAGAAAAAAACCCACAACCCCTTGGGGTTATCCTGCGCTTGGAAGAAGAAgtaggaaaaggaaaaaatatagtGATAGTTTTATTCTTCGTCGCCGTAAATAG
- the LOC121975059 gene encoding 30S ribosomal protein S7, chloroplastic, with product MSRRGTAEEKTAKSDPIYRNRLVNMLVNRILKHGKKSLAYQIFYRAMKKIQQKTETNPLSVLRQAICRVTPDIAVKARRVGGSTHQVPIEIGSTQGKALAIRWLLGASRKRPGRNMAFKLSSELVDAAKGSGDAIRKKEETHRMAEANRAFAHFR from the coding sequence ATGTCACGTCGAGGTACTGCAGAAGAAAAAACTGCAAAATCCGATCCAATTTATCGTAATCGATTAGTTAACATGTTGGTTAACCGTATTCTGAAACACGGAAAAAAATCATTGGCTTATCAAATTTTCTATCGAGCCATGAAAAAGATTCAACAAAAGACAGAAACAAATCCACTATCTGTTTTACGTCAAGCAATATGTAGAGTAACTCCCGATATAGCAGTAAAAGCAAGACGTGTAGGCGGATCGACTCATCAAGTTCCTATTGAAATAGGATCTACACAAGGAAAAGCACTTGCCATTCGTTGGTTATTAGGGGCATCCCGAAAACGTCCGGGTCGAAATATGGCTTTCAAATTAAGTTCCGAATTAGTAGATGCTGCCAAAGGGAGTGGCGATGCCATACGCAAAAAGGAGGAGACTCATAGAATGGCAGAGGCAAATAGAGCTTTTGCACATTTTCGTTAA
- the LOC121975057 gene encoding protein Ycf2-like, which produces MIEQPGSIYLRYLVDIHKKYLMNYEFNRSCLAERRIFLAHYQTITYLQTPCGANSFHFPSHGKPFSLRLALSPSRGILVIGSIGTGRSYLVKYLATNSHVPFITIFPNNFPYSYYKPEGFFIDDSDSDDSDYRDDIDIDDSDDIDDDLDLDTELLDMTNVLTMDMPPSIYGFYIDITFRFALARAMSPCIIWIPNIHDLYVNYRSFGLLQNYLSRDCERYSTRNILVIGSTHIPQKVDPALIAPNKLNTCIKIRRLLIQQQRKHFFILSYTKGFHLEKKMFHTNGFGSITMGSNARDLAALINEALSISITQKKSIIETNTIRSALHRQTWDLRSQVISVQDHGILFYQIGRAVAQNVLLSNCPVDPISIYMKKKSCKEGDSYLYKWYFELGTSMKKLTILLYLLNCSAGLVAQDLWSSPGPDENNWIASYRFTENDSDLVHGLLELEGALLGSSRTEKDCSQFDNNRVTLLLRSEPRNQLDMIQNYEKYESEFEEEEEDIDPQQMEEDLFDHIVWAPRIWRPWTNLFDCIERPTELGFPYRAGSFRGKRSIYHEEDELQEHEEEFLQRGTMQYRTPDRFSKEQGFFRISQFIWDPADPFFFLFKDQSFVSVFSRREFFAYEEMSKVLITSQTDSPTSMYTRWFIGNRQEKYCELLIHRQKWLRSKSSLSNGSFRSNILSESYQYLSNLFLSKGTLLYQMTKTVLRRGWLFPDEMKHLIHVTGERFPIP; this is translated from the coding sequence ATGATTGAACAACCGGGATCAATTTACTTACGATACTTAGTTGACATTCATAAAAAGTATCTAATGAATTATGAGTTCAATAGATCCTGTTTAGCAGAAAGACGGATATTCCTTGCTCATTATCAGACAATCACTTATTTACAAACCCCGTGTGGGGCTAATAGTTTTCATTTCCCATCTCATGGAAAACCCTTCTCGCTCCGTTTAGCCCTATCCCCTTCTAGGGGTATTTTAGTGATAGGTTCTATAGGAACTGGACGATCCTATTTGGTCAAATACCTAGCGACAAACTCCCATGTTCCTTTCATTACGATATTTCCGAACAACTTTCCGTATTCGTATTACAAGCCTGAAGGTTTTTTTATTGATGATAGTGATAGTGACGATAGTGATTATCGTGACGATATCGATATTGATGATAGTGACGATATTGATGATGACCTTGATCTTGATACGGAGCTGCTAGATATGACGAATGTGCTAACTATGGATATGCCGCCGAGTATATACGGATTTTATATCGATATCACCTTTCGATTCGCATTAGCAAGAGCAATGTCTCCTTGCATAATATGGATTCCAAACATTCATGATCTGTATGTGAATTACAGATCCTTCGGTCTATTACAGAACTATCTCTCCAGAGATTGTGAAAGATATTCCACTAGAAATATTCTTGTTATTGGTTCGACTCATATTCCCCAAAAAGTGGATCCCGCTCTAATAGCTCCGAATAAATTAAATACATGCATTAAGATACGAAGGCTTCTTATTCAACAACAACGAAAGCACTTTTTCATTCTTTCATATACTAAAGGGTTTCACTTGGAAAAGAAAATGTTCCATACTAACGGATTCGGGTCCATAACCATGGGTTCCAATGCACGAGATCTTGCAGCACTTATCAATGAGGCCCTATCCATTAGTATTACACAGAAGAAATCAATTATAGAAACTAATACAATTAGATCAGCTCTTCATAGACAAACTTGGGATTTGCGATCCCAGGTAATATCGGTTCAGGATCATGGGATCCTTTTCTATCAGATAGGAAGGGCTGTTGCACAAAATGTACTTCTAAGTAATTGCCCCGTAGATCCTATATCTATCTATATGAAGAAGAAATCATGTAAAGAAGGGGATTCTTATTTGTACAAATGGTACTTCGAACTTGGAACGAGCATGAAGAAATTAACGATACTTCTTTATCTTTTGAATTGTTCTGCCGGATTGGTCGCTCAAGATCTTTGGTCTTCACCCGGACCTGATGAAAATAATTGGATCGCTTCTTATAGATTCACTGAGAATGATTCTGATCTAGTTCATGGCCTATTAGAACTAGAAGGCGCTCTGTTGGGATCCTCACGGACAGAAAAAGATTGCAGTCAGTTTGATAATAATCGAGTGACATTACTTCTTCGGTCCGAACCAAGGAATCAGTTAGATATGATTCAAAACTATGAAAAATACGAATCGGagtttgaagaagaggaagaggacatCGACCCGCAACAAATGGAGGAGGATTTATTCGATCACATAGTTTGGGCTCCTAGAATATGGCGCCCTTGGACCAATCTATTTGATTGTATTGAAAGGCCCACTGAATTGGGATTTCCCTATCGGGCCGGATCATTTCGGGGCAAGCGGAGCATTTATCATGAAGAGGATGAGCTTCAAGAGCATGAGGAGGAGTTCTTGCAGAGGGGAACCATGCAGTACCGGACACCAGATAGATTTTCCAAAGAACAAGGCTTTTTTCGAATAAGCCAATTCATTTGGGACCCTGCAGATCCATTCTTTTTCCTATTCAAAGATCAGTCCTTTGTCTCTGTGTTTTCACGTCGAGAATTCTTTGCATATGAAGAGATGTCAAAGGTGCTTATTACTTCCCAAACGGATTCTCCTACATCTATGTATACACGCTGGTTCATCGGGAATAGGCAAGAAAAGTACTGCGAATTGTTGATTCATCGCCAGAAATGGCTTAGAAGCAAGAGTTCATTATCTAATGGATCTTTCCGTTCTAATATTCTATCCGAGAGTTATCAGTATTTATCAAATCTCTTCCTATCTAAGGGAACGCTATTGTATCAAATGACAAAGACAGTGTTGAGAAGGGGATGGCTTTTCCCGGATGAAATGAAACATTTGATTCATGTAACAGGAGAAAGATTTCCCATTCCTTAG